A region from the Coregonus clupeaformis isolate EN_2021a unplaced genomic scaffold, ASM2061545v1 scaf0058, whole genome shotgun sequence genome encodes:
- the LOC121549289 gene encoding zinc finger protein 2-like, whose amino-acid sequence MAESFEERLVKAVKEHTHLYDTSIRLHFDKEALEHSWREIATYLNSDPDTCRKKWRLARDRHVRALKKSKDMPEGVPRPGILSWLTIFIKHRQTNPNFPEISADRVESLNSKLDQTPMFSDQAGPRFHLSSFRLLVPPLRLMSAFMWQVAQERNVMQYGKLEEFVTLVTEMVPELLSSRQRTQLILGLRARMVLELFRNENPPEPQTIQLHLDRIRTSSVHAVHEDSQSRNELEASESNFVELVKTLLEDPSEKKHFFQVVFPIRYGPRYDTALQILVWEFLSRLEELLPVPDLTETASCLSIAPSDLEEFWHSVSDPEHLKTLLQHHRHLGYLSKNKFSNQVADNILSTLSIPQIHGLKSSLDGHEGMKGSTEGWKINSEEDQEEGGELHCENNLEEDDDDGSERNEDPERGLKDEDDANWTSPLSEPEDSDEPASDMPSQVFSCPQCPFSHREMVDLHQHIRKEHLTEEDSRSLDSGGAENSLPSSETVKSSSAKRINKNTCKQCGKGFRCTTDLKRHQSIHTSVQPFRCNQCEKRFKSERYLQLHKKSHDIEPMHRPICQHCGKSYTSAAVLKIHIRTHTGERPYSCSVCGKKFNQKHTLVRHLRMHKGERPYLCSVCGKAFFVSGELLVHMRFHTGERPYRCKPCGKAFSTSCALTSHKRWHSNERPFTCSLCSKGFAETSGLKRHMFIHTEEKPHYCHTCGKGFSQLSNMRIHLKTHKK is encoded by the exons ATGGCTGAATCGTTTGAAGAACGTCTCGTAAAAGCAGTCAAAGAGCATACGCACTTGTATGATACCTCAATACGTTTACATTTCGACAAAGAGGCTCTCGAACACAGTTGGCGCGAAATTGCTACATATTTAAACTCCGATCCAGATACCTGCAGGAAGAAATGGAGACTTGCGAGGGACCGTCATGTGAGAGCACTGAAAAAGTCTAAGGATATGCCAGAGGGTGTACCGAGGCCTGGAATTCTGAGTTGGCTCACCATTTTTATCAAACATCGGCAAACCAACCCAAACTTTCCCgag ATTTCAGCAGACAGAGTTGAGAGTCTTAATAGCAAACTGGATCAGACTCCCATGTTTTCAGACCAGGCAG GTCCACGGTTCCATTTATCTTCTTTCCGTCTCCTGGTTCCTCCTCTACGCCTGATGTCAGCTTTTATGTGGCAAGTGGCTCAAGAGCGTAATGTGATGCAGTATGGGAAGCTGGAGGAGTTTGTGACTTTGGTGACAGAGATGGTTCCAGAGCTGCTGAGCTCCAGGCAGAGGACCCAACTCATCCTGGGACTGAGAGCAAGG ATGGTTTTAGAGTTGTTTCGCAATGAAAACCCACCGGAACCCCAGACCATCCAACTTCATTTGGACAGAATCAGAACTTCTTCAGTACATGCTGTGCACGAGGAT TCACAGAGTAGAAATGAGTTGGAGGCTTCGGAGTCTAACTTCGTGGAACTTGTCAAAACCCTGCTGGAAGACCCTTCTGAGAAGAAGCACTTCTTCCAG gtggtgTTCCCAATACGTTACGGCCCTCGGTATGACACAGCACTGCAGATACTGGTGTGGGAGTTCCTCTCCCGACTGGAGGAGCTGCTGCCTGTACCAGACCTTACAGAG ACAGCATCTTGTCTCAGCATTGCCCCCTCTGACCTGGAGGAGTTCTGGCATTCTGTCTCTGACCCCGAGCACCTGAAGACACTACTGCAGCATCATAGACATCTGGGATACTTGAGCAAAA ATAAATTCTCCAACCAGGTCGCAGACAACATCTTGTCCACATTGTCAATTCCTCAAATTCACGGCCTGAAGTCAAGTCTCGATGGACATGAAGGCATGAAAGGGAGCACAGAGGGGTGGAAGATCAACAGTGAGGAAGAccaagaggaaggaggagagttgCATTGTGAAAATAACttggaggaggatgatgatgatggaagTGAGAGAAATGAAGACCCTGAGAGAGGATTAAAGGATGAAGATGACGCAAACTGGACCTCCCCTCTGAGTGAACCAGAGGACTCGGATG AACCGGCTAGTGACATGCCCTCCCAGGTCTTCTCCTGCCCCCAGTGCCCATTCTCCCACAGGGAAATGGTGGACCTTCACCAGCACATCAGGAAGGAACATCTAACAGAGGAGGACAGCAGGAGCCTGGACTCTGGAGGAGCTGAGAACTCACTGCCATCCAGTGAAACAGTAAAGAGCTCCTCAGCCAAGAGGATCAATAAGAACACCTGCAAACAGTGCGGGAAGGGTTTCAGATGCACAACTGACCTGAAACGACACCAAAGTATTCACACAAGTGTGCAGCCGTTCCGTTGCAACCAGTGTGAGAAGAGATTCAAATCGGAGAGATATCTACAACTGCACAAGAAGAGTCACGACATTGAACCGATGCACAGGCCTATTTGCCAACACTGTGGCAAGAGTTACACAAGTGCAGCAGTCCTCAAaatacacatacgcacacacaccggGGAGCGGCCTTACTCCTGCTCAGTCTGTGGGAAGAAGTTCAATCAAAAGCACACATTAGTTAGACACCTCCGGATGCACAAAGGGGAACGACCATACCTGTGTAGCGTATGTGGGAAGGCTTTCTTTGTTTCTGGGGAACTCTTAGTGCACATGCGTTTTCACACAGGGGAACGACCTTACCGTTGTAAACCGTGTGGAAAGGCTTTCAGCACATCATGCGCTCTCACGTCACATAAGCGATGGCACTCAAACGAGCGCCCATTCACCTGCTCCCTGTGTTCAAAGGGCTTTGCAGAAACTAGTGGCCTTAAAAGACACATGTTTATTCATACTGAGGAGAAGCCCCATTACTGCCACACGTGTGGGAAAGGATTTAGTCAGTTGAGCAACATGAGAATACATTTGAAAACTCATAAGAAATAA